A window of the Lactuca sativa cultivar Salinas chromosome 5, Lsat_Salinas_v11, whole genome shotgun sequence genome harbors these coding sequences:
- the LOC128134170 gene encoding uncharacterized protein LOC128134170 has translation MAGGATDPPGGSEKDDQINFDDPLYIHPSDNVVTSIITTKLTDDSKKTKWDRANAVVCSWLLSSISDSIYQSQAYYEVAQDIWENLFETYNKSDRSVVFNIHQQINSFKQNGMYLSDYFNKLDSLWKEFDGLTSLTKCTCDASIKLKDHSNLMKLMQFLSGHDDSYSQVKSHILLMDPLPNVKTAFSIVSREESLYRNCSLTSLQSSQSVTKSQFSAFNSRFNSRNNNKNKSQIVQCKNCGVKGHTIEKCFKLIGYPKDFKSRSETNNQNNFVKIFSANSTTASSGSTGTNNFSDSIGDSEFHQPTKDQYVKLLQLIGDRQVNEEASASANMAGTCLFKAFNTSVNSKKWIVDSGANQHMIASESLLHDTVDVSKLELLVSHPNGTSAKIDKIGNMNLSSSLTLFDVFTVPDFNVNLLYVHKDLQSKVMVGNGRESGDLYYINSVPSDSTRVESLRSDHQLDGANADHNLDETCSSNVSNQTGEVNVPPSGEMLPNSSALSEENELLNSDPFDSLSTRVTRSGRNVNMPVRFSDYVVEDKLRRPIQNLSLNE, from the exons ATGGCGGGTGGTGCTACTGATCCCCCTGGTGGAAGTGAAAAGGATGATCAAATTAATTTTGATGATCCTCTCTACATTCACCCTTCTGATAATGTTGTTACCTCTATTATTACAACAAAGTTAACTG ATGATTCTAAGAAAACTAAATGGGATAGGGCTAATGCTGTTGTGTGTTCTTGGCTGTTATCTTCTATTTCTGACTCCATTTATCAGAGTCAAGCTTATTATGAAGTTGCACAAGACATTTGGGAAAATCTTTTTGAAACTTACAATAAATCTGATAGGTCTGTTGTTTTTAACATTCATCAGCAGATTAATTCTTTTAAACAAAATGGTATGTATTTGTCTGATTACTTCAATAAGCTTGATTCTTTGTGGAAAGAGTTTGATGGTCTTACCAGTCTAACTAAATGTACATGTGATGCCTCTATCAAATTGAAGGATCACTCTAATCTCATGAAACTTATGCAGTTTTTATCTGGTCATGATGATTCTTATAGTCAAGTTAAAAGTCATATTTTGTTAATGGACCCTTTGCCTAATGTGAAAACTGCTTTTTCCATTGTGTCAAGAGAAGAGTCTCTTTATAGAAATTGTTCTTTGACTTCTCTTCAGTCATCTCAGTCTGTGACTAAGTCTCAGTTTTCTGCTTTTAATAGTAGGTTTAATAGTAGAAACAATAATAAGAATAAGAGTCAAATAGTTCAATGTAAGAATTGTGGTGTGAAAGGTCATACCATAGAAAAATGCTTCAAGTTAATTGGATATCCTAAGGACTTTAAGTCAAGAAGTGaaacaaataatcaaaataattttgttaaaattttttcTGCAAACTCAACCACTGCTTCTTCTGGAAGTACTGGTACTAATAATTTCTCTGACTCTATTGGGGATTCTGAGTTTCATCAACCCACTAAGGATCAATATGTCAAGCTTTTACAACTTATTGGTGATAGGCAAGTCAATGAGGAAGCATCTGCTAGTGCAAATATGGCAGGTACTTGTTTGTTTAAAGCCTTTAATACTTCTGTTAATAGTAAAAAATGGATAGTTGACTCTGGAGCTAATCAACATATGATTGCTTCTGAGTCACTGCTCCATGACACTGTGGATGTGTCTAAGTTAGAATTACTTGTCAGTCATCCTAATGGTACTTCAGCTAAAATTGATAAGATTGGTAACATGAATCTATCTAGTTCTTTGACTCTATTTGATGTTTTTACTGTTCCTGATTTCAATGTTAATTTGTTGTATGTGCATAAG GATTTACAATCAAAGGTGATGGTGGGGAATGGTAGAGAGTCTGGAGATCTCTATTACATAAATAGTGTACCTTCAG ATAGCACTAGGGTAGAAAGTTTGAGAAGTGACCATCAGTTGGATGGTGCTAATGCAGACCATAACCTGGATGAGACTTGTTCCTCTAATGTCAGTAACCAGACTGGTGAGGTAAATGTGCCTCCTTCTGGTGAGATGCTTCCAAACTCTTCTGCTTTGTCTGAGGAAAATGAGTTACTTAATTCTGATCCTTTTGATAGTTTGTCAACCAGGGTTACTAGATCAGGTAGAAATGTTAACATGCCAGTTAGATTTAGTGATTATGTTGTAGAAG ATAAGCTTAGAAGACCTATTCAAAATCTGTCTTTGAACGAATAA
- the LOC111894523 gene encoding phosphoglycerate mutase-like protein AT74H, with product MINSSETEQQKFLPKRIILVRHGESAGNLDGAAYTTTPDYKIPLTPDGIAQANLAGTQIRDVISDSGKLRNWKVCFYVSPYERTRSTLREIGKSFPRKRVIGVREECRIREQDFGNFQITERMKIIKETRERFGRFFYRFPEGESAADVFDRVSSFLESLWRDIDSRFQHDPADDLNIIIVSHGLAARVFLMKWFKWTVEQFEYLNNFNNCEFRVMQLGDGGEYSLAVHHSEEEMQQWGLSPEMIADQKCRANSPRGGFIEKCQWYLDGFFDHVDPDDSEDGENEDNTDDKTVS from the exons ATGATCAATTCCAGCGAAACTGAGCAGCAAAAATTTCTCCCCAAGAGAATAATCTTGGTTCGACATGGCGAGAGCGCAGGAAATCTCGACGGTGCAGCCTACACCACCACCCCCGATTACAAGATCCCTCTAACACCAGATGGTATAGCACAAGCCAATCTCGCCGGAACCCAGATCCGGGATGTGATCTCCGACTCCGGGAAGCTCCGTAACTGGAAGGTTTGCTTTTATGTATCACCTTATGAGCGAACTAGGTCAACTCTTCGAGAGATTGGGAAATCGTTCCCTAGAAAGAGAGTAATTGGGGTTCGAGAAGAATGTAGAATTAGGGAACAGGATTTTGGGAATTTTCAGATTACTGAGAGGATGAAGATTATAAAGGAGACTAGAGAACGATTTGGTAGATTCTTCTATCGATTTCCTGAGGGCGAATCTGCTGCTGATGTCTTCGATCGTGTTTCAA GCTTTCTTGAATCTTTATGGAGGGACATCGACAGCAGGTTTCAGCATGACCCTGCAGATGATTTAAACATCATAATAGTTTCACATGGACTTGCTGCTCGtgtctttctaatgaaatggttcaAATGGACAGTTGAACAATTCGAATACTTAAATAATTTCAACAATTGTGAGTTCAGAGTAATGCAATTAGGAGATGGAGGTGAATACAGTTTAGCTGTTCATCATTCAGAAGAAGAAATGCAACAATGGGGATTATCTCCTGAAATGATAGCTGACCAAAAATGTCGTGCAAATTCTCCAAGAGGTGGATTTATTGAAAAATGTCAATGGTATTTAGATGGTTTCTTTGACCATGTTGACCCTGATGATTCTGAAGATGGTGAAAATGAAGATAACACTGATGACAAAACTGTTTCTTGA
- the LOC111894522 gene encoding sugar transporter ERD6-like 5 isoform X3 yields the protein MGSRSDGDDPSTSESLLLITTEDRQQRRSNTSSSPATAVVVFSTVVAVSGSYVFGSAVGFSSPAQTGIMEDLSMSLEEYSVFGSILTIGAMVGAVMSGKIADQLGRRRTMGLSEMFCLLGWLAILYSKVSWLLDVGRLLIGYGIGVLSYVVPVYIAEITPQNLRGAFTTVNQLMICIGVSVMWLIGTFIHWRSLALIGIIPCMLQILGLLFIPESPRWLAKIGLWKECEYALQQLRGENADISEEAAEIRDYTETLDQISESGVFDLFQPEYAKSLIIGVGLMVLQQFGGVNAIAFYANSIFISAGFSSSIGSIAMVIVQVPFTLLGVLLMDVSGRRPLLMVSAAGTCLGCFLTGISFLLQDLQENKGVFTGSFSLGMGGIPWVIMSEIFPINIKGSAGSLVTVVNWFGSWVVSYAFNFLMKFSTEGTFFMFSSICCVTVLFVAKLVPETKGRTLEEIQASMNPFIVN from the exons ATGGGAAGCAGAAGCGACGGGGATGATCCGAGTACTTCGGAGAGTTTATTGCTCATCACTACTGAAGATAGGCAGCAACGGAGGAGTAACACCTCATCTTCTCCGGCGACAGCCGTGGTTGTATTCAGCACTGTGGTAGCTGTTTCTGGATCTTACGTTTTCGGTTCTGCT GTTGGCTTTTCATCTCCAGCTCAGACTGGAATCATGGAAGACCTTAGCATGTCCTTGGAAGAG TATTCAGTTTTTGGTTCAATATTGACAATCGGAGCTATGGTAGGTGCAGTTATGAGTGGGAAAATTGCTGATCAACTTGGAAGGAGAAGG ACCATGGGGCTTTCTGAAATGTTTTGTTTGTTAGGGTGGTTAGCAATTTTATATTCCAAG GTTTCTTGGTTGCTGGATGTTGGAAGACTGTTGATAGGATATGGAATTGGGGTTCTCTCTTATGTG GTACCAGTTTACATAGCAGAAATAACACCTCAAAACCTTCGTGGAGCATTTACCACTGTTAATCAG CTGATGATATGCATTGGAGTATCTGTAATGTGGCTTATTGGAACTTTCATTCATTGGCGTTCACTAGCTTTAATTG GAATCATTCCATGTATGCTACAGATTCTAGGCCTTTTATTCATTCCTGAATCTCCTAGATGGCTT GCAAAAATTGGTTTATGGAAAGAATGTGAGTATGCTTTACAACAACTTAGGGGAGAGAATGCAGATATCTCTGAAGAAGCTGCTGAAATCAGA GATTACACAGAAACACTTGATCAGATATCAGAAAGTGGAGTCTTTGATTTGTTTCAACCAGAATATGCCAAATCTCTCATT ATTGGAGTTGGACTTATGGTATTACAACAATTTGGTGGAGTCAATGCTATTGCATTTTATGCAAATTCCATCTTTATTTCTGCTG GTTTTTCAAGTAGCATTGGTTCAATAGCAATGGTTATTGTTCAG GTTCCATTTACTTTATTAGGCGTACTTTTAATGGATGTTTCAGGTAGAAGGCCTCTACTAATG gtCTCAGCAGCTGGAACATGCTTAGGTTGTTTCCTAACTGGGATATCATTTTTGCTACAG GATCTTCAAGAGAATAAGGGA gtGTTTACAGGATCTTTTTCATTAGGCATGGGAGGGATTCCATGGGTAATTATGTCTGAG atATTTCCTATAAATATCAAGGGTTCAGCTGGAAGTCTTGTGACAGTAGTTAACTGGTTTGGTTCCTGGGTtgtttcatatgcttttaacttCCTCATGAAGTTTAGCACCGaag gaacatttttcatgttttcaagcaTATGCTGTGTGACTGTTTTGTTTGTTGCAAAATTAGTACCAGAGACCAAGGGTCGGACACTAGAAGAAATTCAAGCATCCATGAACCCTTTTATTGTGAATTGA
- the LOC111894522 gene encoding sugar transporter ERD6-like 5 isoform X1 — MGSRSDGDDPSTSESLLLITTEDRQQRRSNTSSSPATAVVVFSTVVAVSGSYVFGSAVGFSSPAQTGIMEDLSMSLEEYSVFGSILTIGAMVGAVMSGKIADQLGRRRTMGLSEMFCLLGWLAILYSKVSWLLDVGRLLIGYGIGVLSYVVPVYIAEITPQNLRGAFTTVNQLMICIGVSVMWLIGTFIHWRSLALIGIIPCMLQILGLLFIPESPRWLAKIGLWKECEYALQQLRGENADISEEAAEIRDYTETLDQISESGVFDLFQPEYAKSLIIGVGLMVLQQFGGVNAIAFYANSIFISAGFSSSIGSIAMVIVQVPFTLLGVLLMDVSGRRPLLMVSAAGTCLGCFLTGISFLLQDLQENKGVSPILALVGVLVFTGSFSLGMGGIPWVIMSEIFPINIKGSAGSLVTVVNWFGSWVVSYAFNFLMKFSTEGTFFMFSSICCVTVLFVAKLVPETKGRTLEEIQASMNPFIVN; from the exons ATGGGAAGCAGAAGCGACGGGGATGATCCGAGTACTTCGGAGAGTTTATTGCTCATCACTACTGAAGATAGGCAGCAACGGAGGAGTAACACCTCATCTTCTCCGGCGACAGCCGTGGTTGTATTCAGCACTGTGGTAGCTGTTTCTGGATCTTACGTTTTCGGTTCTGCT GTTGGCTTTTCATCTCCAGCTCAGACTGGAATCATGGAAGACCTTAGCATGTCCTTGGAAGAG TATTCAGTTTTTGGTTCAATATTGACAATCGGAGCTATGGTAGGTGCAGTTATGAGTGGGAAAATTGCTGATCAACTTGGAAGGAGAAGG ACCATGGGGCTTTCTGAAATGTTTTGTTTGTTAGGGTGGTTAGCAATTTTATATTCCAAG GTTTCTTGGTTGCTGGATGTTGGAAGACTGTTGATAGGATATGGAATTGGGGTTCTCTCTTATGTG GTACCAGTTTACATAGCAGAAATAACACCTCAAAACCTTCGTGGAGCATTTACCACTGTTAATCAG CTGATGATATGCATTGGAGTATCTGTAATGTGGCTTATTGGAACTTTCATTCATTGGCGTTCACTAGCTTTAATTG GAATCATTCCATGTATGCTACAGATTCTAGGCCTTTTATTCATTCCTGAATCTCCTAGATGGCTT GCAAAAATTGGTTTATGGAAAGAATGTGAGTATGCTTTACAACAACTTAGGGGAGAGAATGCAGATATCTCTGAAGAAGCTGCTGAAATCAGA GATTACACAGAAACACTTGATCAGATATCAGAAAGTGGAGTCTTTGATTTGTTTCAACCAGAATATGCCAAATCTCTCATT ATTGGAGTTGGACTTATGGTATTACAACAATTTGGTGGAGTCAATGCTATTGCATTTTATGCAAATTCCATCTTTATTTCTGCTG GTTTTTCAAGTAGCATTGGTTCAATAGCAATGGTTATTGTTCAG GTTCCATTTACTTTATTAGGCGTACTTTTAATGGATGTTTCAGGTAGAAGGCCTCTACTAATG gtCTCAGCAGCTGGAACATGCTTAGGTTGTTTCCTAACTGGGATATCATTTTTGCTACAG GATCTTCAAGAGAATAAGGGAGTAAGCCCTATCTTGGCACTTGTTGGTGTATTG gtGTTTACAGGATCTTTTTCATTAGGCATGGGAGGGATTCCATGGGTAATTATGTCTGAG atATTTCCTATAAATATCAAGGGTTCAGCTGGAAGTCTTGTGACAGTAGTTAACTGGTTTGGTTCCTGGGTtgtttcatatgcttttaacttCCTCATGAAGTTTAGCACCGaag gaacatttttcatgttttcaagcaTATGCTGTGTGACTGTTTTGTTTGTTGCAAAATTAGTACCAGAGACCAAGGGTCGGACACTAGAAGAAATTCAAGCATCCATGAACCCTTTTATTGTGAATTGA
- the LOC111894522 gene encoding sugar transporter ERD6-like 5 isoform X2, which produces MGSRSDGDDPSTSESLLLITTEDRQQRRSNTSSSPATAVVVFSTVVAVSGSYVFGSAVGFSSPAQTGIMEDLSMSLEEYSVFGSILTIGAMVGAVMSGKIADQLGRRRTMGLSEMFCLLGWLAILYSKVSWLLDVGRLLIGYGIGVLSYVVPVYIAEITPQNLRGAFTTVNQLMICIGVSVMWLIGTFIHWRSLALIGIIPCMLQILGLLFIPESPRWLAKIGLWKECEYALQQLRGENADISEEAAEIRDYTETLDQISESGVFDLFQPEYAKSLIIGVGLMVLQQFGGVNAIAFYANSIFISAGFSSSIGSIAMVIVQVPFTLLGVLLMDVSGRRPLLMVSAAGTCLGCFLTGISFLLQDLQENKGVSPILALVGVLVLRSFSLGMGGIPWVIMSEIFPINIKGSAGSLVTVVNWFGSWVVSYAFNFLMKFSTEGTFFMFSSICCVTVLFVAKLVPETKGRTLEEIQASMNPFIVN; this is translated from the exons ATGGGAAGCAGAAGCGACGGGGATGATCCGAGTACTTCGGAGAGTTTATTGCTCATCACTACTGAAGATAGGCAGCAACGGAGGAGTAACACCTCATCTTCTCCGGCGACAGCCGTGGTTGTATTCAGCACTGTGGTAGCTGTTTCTGGATCTTACGTTTTCGGTTCTGCT GTTGGCTTTTCATCTCCAGCTCAGACTGGAATCATGGAAGACCTTAGCATGTCCTTGGAAGAG TATTCAGTTTTTGGTTCAATATTGACAATCGGAGCTATGGTAGGTGCAGTTATGAGTGGGAAAATTGCTGATCAACTTGGAAGGAGAAGG ACCATGGGGCTTTCTGAAATGTTTTGTTTGTTAGGGTGGTTAGCAATTTTATATTCCAAG GTTTCTTGGTTGCTGGATGTTGGAAGACTGTTGATAGGATATGGAATTGGGGTTCTCTCTTATGTG GTACCAGTTTACATAGCAGAAATAACACCTCAAAACCTTCGTGGAGCATTTACCACTGTTAATCAG CTGATGATATGCATTGGAGTATCTGTAATGTGGCTTATTGGAACTTTCATTCATTGGCGTTCACTAGCTTTAATTG GAATCATTCCATGTATGCTACAGATTCTAGGCCTTTTATTCATTCCTGAATCTCCTAGATGGCTT GCAAAAATTGGTTTATGGAAAGAATGTGAGTATGCTTTACAACAACTTAGGGGAGAGAATGCAGATATCTCTGAAGAAGCTGCTGAAATCAGA GATTACACAGAAACACTTGATCAGATATCAGAAAGTGGAGTCTTTGATTTGTTTCAACCAGAATATGCCAAATCTCTCATT ATTGGAGTTGGACTTATGGTATTACAACAATTTGGTGGAGTCAATGCTATTGCATTTTATGCAAATTCCATCTTTATTTCTGCTG GTTTTTCAAGTAGCATTGGTTCAATAGCAATGGTTATTGTTCAG GTTCCATTTACTTTATTAGGCGTACTTTTAATGGATGTTTCAGGTAGAAGGCCTCTACTAATG gtCTCAGCAGCTGGAACATGCTTAGGTTGTTTCCTAACTGGGATATCATTTTTGCTACAG GATCTTCAAGAGAATAAGGGAGTAAGCCCTATCTTGGCACTTGTTGGTGTATTGGTATTGA GATCTTTTTCATTAGGCATGGGAGGGATTCCATGGGTAATTATGTCTGAG atATTTCCTATAAATATCAAGGGTTCAGCTGGAAGTCTTGTGACAGTAGTTAACTGGTTTGGTTCCTGGGTtgtttcatatgcttttaacttCCTCATGAAGTTTAGCACCGaag gaacatttttcatgttttcaagcaTATGCTGTGTGACTGTTTTGTTTGTTGCAAAATTAGTACCAGAGACCAAGGGTCGGACACTAGAAGAAATTCAAGCATCCATGAACCCTTTTATTGTGAATTGA
- the LOC111894522 gene encoding sugar transporter ERD6-like 5 isoform X4 has protein sequence MGSRSDGDDPSTSESLLLITTEDRQQRRSNTSSSPATAVVVFSTVVAVSGSYVFGSAVGFSSPAQTGIMEDLSMSLEEYSVFGSILTIGAMVGAVMSGKIADQLGRRRTMGLSEMFCLLGWLAILYSKVSWLLDVGRLLIGYGIGVLSYVVPVYIAEITPQNLRGAFTTVNQLMICIGVSVMWLIGTFIHWRSLALIGIIPCMLQILGLLFIPESPRWLAKIGLWKECEYALQQLRGENADISEEAAEIRDYTETLDQISESGVFDLFQPEYAKSLIIGVGLMVLQQFGGVNAIAFYANSIFISAGFSSSIGSIAMVIVQVPFTLLGVLLMDVSGRRPLLMVSAAGTCLGCFLTGISFLLQDLQENKGVSPILALVGVLDLFH, from the exons ATGGGAAGCAGAAGCGACGGGGATGATCCGAGTACTTCGGAGAGTTTATTGCTCATCACTACTGAAGATAGGCAGCAACGGAGGAGTAACACCTCATCTTCTCCGGCGACAGCCGTGGTTGTATTCAGCACTGTGGTAGCTGTTTCTGGATCTTACGTTTTCGGTTCTGCT GTTGGCTTTTCATCTCCAGCTCAGACTGGAATCATGGAAGACCTTAGCATGTCCTTGGAAGAG TATTCAGTTTTTGGTTCAATATTGACAATCGGAGCTATGGTAGGTGCAGTTATGAGTGGGAAAATTGCTGATCAACTTGGAAGGAGAAGG ACCATGGGGCTTTCTGAAATGTTTTGTTTGTTAGGGTGGTTAGCAATTTTATATTCCAAG GTTTCTTGGTTGCTGGATGTTGGAAGACTGTTGATAGGATATGGAATTGGGGTTCTCTCTTATGTG GTACCAGTTTACATAGCAGAAATAACACCTCAAAACCTTCGTGGAGCATTTACCACTGTTAATCAG CTGATGATATGCATTGGAGTATCTGTAATGTGGCTTATTGGAACTTTCATTCATTGGCGTTCACTAGCTTTAATTG GAATCATTCCATGTATGCTACAGATTCTAGGCCTTTTATTCATTCCTGAATCTCCTAGATGGCTT GCAAAAATTGGTTTATGGAAAGAATGTGAGTATGCTTTACAACAACTTAGGGGAGAGAATGCAGATATCTCTGAAGAAGCTGCTGAAATCAGA GATTACACAGAAACACTTGATCAGATATCAGAAAGTGGAGTCTTTGATTTGTTTCAACCAGAATATGCCAAATCTCTCATT ATTGGAGTTGGACTTATGGTATTACAACAATTTGGTGGAGTCAATGCTATTGCATTTTATGCAAATTCCATCTTTATTTCTGCTG GTTTTTCAAGTAGCATTGGTTCAATAGCAATGGTTATTGTTCAG GTTCCATTTACTTTATTAGGCGTACTTTTAATGGATGTTTCAGGTAGAAGGCCTCTACTAATG gtCTCAGCAGCTGGAACATGCTTAGGTTGTTTCCTAACTGGGATATCATTTTTGCTACAG GATCTTCAAGAGAATAAGGGAGTAAGCCCTATCTTGGCACTTGTTGGTGTATTG GATCTTTTTCATTAG
- the LOC111894522 gene encoding sugar transporter ERD6-like 5 isoform X5, which produces MGSRSDGDDPSTSESLLLITTEDRQQRRSNTSSSPATAVVVFSTVVAVSGSYVFGSAVGFSSPAQTGIMEDLSMSLEEYSVFGSILTIGAMVGAVMSGKIADQLGRRRTMGLSEMFCLLGWLAILYSKVSWLLDVGRLLIGYGIGVLSYVVPVYIAEITPQNLRGAFTTVNQLMICIGVSVMWLIGTFIHWRSLALIGIIPCMLQILGLLFIPESPRWLAKIGLWKECEYALQQLRGENADISEEAAEIRDYTETLDQISESGVFDLFQPEYAKSLIIGVGLMVLQQFGGVNAIAFYANSIFISAGFSSSIGSIAMVIVQVPFTLLGVLLMDVSGRRPLLMVSAAGTCLGCFLTGISFLLQDLQENKGDLFH; this is translated from the exons ATGGGAAGCAGAAGCGACGGGGATGATCCGAGTACTTCGGAGAGTTTATTGCTCATCACTACTGAAGATAGGCAGCAACGGAGGAGTAACACCTCATCTTCTCCGGCGACAGCCGTGGTTGTATTCAGCACTGTGGTAGCTGTTTCTGGATCTTACGTTTTCGGTTCTGCT GTTGGCTTTTCATCTCCAGCTCAGACTGGAATCATGGAAGACCTTAGCATGTCCTTGGAAGAG TATTCAGTTTTTGGTTCAATATTGACAATCGGAGCTATGGTAGGTGCAGTTATGAGTGGGAAAATTGCTGATCAACTTGGAAGGAGAAGG ACCATGGGGCTTTCTGAAATGTTTTGTTTGTTAGGGTGGTTAGCAATTTTATATTCCAAG GTTTCTTGGTTGCTGGATGTTGGAAGACTGTTGATAGGATATGGAATTGGGGTTCTCTCTTATGTG GTACCAGTTTACATAGCAGAAATAACACCTCAAAACCTTCGTGGAGCATTTACCACTGTTAATCAG CTGATGATATGCATTGGAGTATCTGTAATGTGGCTTATTGGAACTTTCATTCATTGGCGTTCACTAGCTTTAATTG GAATCATTCCATGTATGCTACAGATTCTAGGCCTTTTATTCATTCCTGAATCTCCTAGATGGCTT GCAAAAATTGGTTTATGGAAAGAATGTGAGTATGCTTTACAACAACTTAGGGGAGAGAATGCAGATATCTCTGAAGAAGCTGCTGAAATCAGA GATTACACAGAAACACTTGATCAGATATCAGAAAGTGGAGTCTTTGATTTGTTTCAACCAGAATATGCCAAATCTCTCATT ATTGGAGTTGGACTTATGGTATTACAACAATTTGGTGGAGTCAATGCTATTGCATTTTATGCAAATTCCATCTTTATTTCTGCTG GTTTTTCAAGTAGCATTGGTTCAATAGCAATGGTTATTGTTCAG GTTCCATTTACTTTATTAGGCGTACTTTTAATGGATGTTTCAGGTAGAAGGCCTCTACTAATG gtCTCAGCAGCTGGAACATGCTTAGGTTGTTTCCTAACTGGGATATCATTTTTGCTACAG GATCTTCAAGAGAATAAGGGA GATCTTTTTCATTAG
- the LOC111894522 gene encoding sugar transporter ERD6-like 5 isoform X6, giving the protein MGSRSDGDDPSTSESLLLITTEDRQQRRSNTSSSPATAVVVFSTVVAVSGSYVFGSAVGFSSPAQTGIMEDLSMSLEEYSVFGSILTIGAMVGAVMSGKIADQLGRRRTMGLSEMFCLLGWLAILYSKVSWLLDVGRLLIGYGIGVLSYVVPVYIAEITPQNLRGAFTTVNQLMICIGVSVMWLIGTFIHWRSLALIGIIPCMLQILGLLFIPESPRWLAKIGLWKECEYALQQLRGENADISEEAAEIRDYTETLDQISESGVFDLFQPEYAKSLIIGVGLMVLQQFGGVNAIAFYANSIFISAGFSSSIGSIAMVIVQVPFTLLGVLLMDVSGLSSWNMLRLFPNWDIIFATGSSRE; this is encoded by the exons ATGGGAAGCAGAAGCGACGGGGATGATCCGAGTACTTCGGAGAGTTTATTGCTCATCACTACTGAAGATAGGCAGCAACGGAGGAGTAACACCTCATCTTCTCCGGCGACAGCCGTGGTTGTATTCAGCACTGTGGTAGCTGTTTCTGGATCTTACGTTTTCGGTTCTGCT GTTGGCTTTTCATCTCCAGCTCAGACTGGAATCATGGAAGACCTTAGCATGTCCTTGGAAGAG TATTCAGTTTTTGGTTCAATATTGACAATCGGAGCTATGGTAGGTGCAGTTATGAGTGGGAAAATTGCTGATCAACTTGGAAGGAGAAGG ACCATGGGGCTTTCTGAAATGTTTTGTTTGTTAGGGTGGTTAGCAATTTTATATTCCAAG GTTTCTTGGTTGCTGGATGTTGGAAGACTGTTGATAGGATATGGAATTGGGGTTCTCTCTTATGTG GTACCAGTTTACATAGCAGAAATAACACCTCAAAACCTTCGTGGAGCATTTACCACTGTTAATCAG CTGATGATATGCATTGGAGTATCTGTAATGTGGCTTATTGGAACTTTCATTCATTGGCGTTCACTAGCTTTAATTG GAATCATTCCATGTATGCTACAGATTCTAGGCCTTTTATTCATTCCTGAATCTCCTAGATGGCTT GCAAAAATTGGTTTATGGAAAGAATGTGAGTATGCTTTACAACAACTTAGGGGAGAGAATGCAGATATCTCTGAAGAAGCTGCTGAAATCAGA GATTACACAGAAACACTTGATCAGATATCAGAAAGTGGAGTCTTTGATTTGTTTCAACCAGAATATGCCAAATCTCTCATT ATTGGAGTTGGACTTATGGTATTACAACAATTTGGTGGAGTCAATGCTATTGCATTTTATGCAAATTCCATCTTTATTTCTGCTG GTTTTTCAAGTAGCATTGGTTCAATAGCAATGGTTATTGTTCAG GTTCCATTTACTTTATTAGGCGTACTTTTAATGGATGTTTCAG gtCTCAGCAGCTGGAACATGCTTAGGTTGTTTCCTAACTGGGATATCATTTTTGCTACAG GATCTTCAAGAGAATAA